A genome region from Purpureocillium takamizusanense chromosome 8, complete sequence includes the following:
- a CDS encoding uncharacterized protein (EggNog:ENOG503P13N), with product MAGERWDRDRFMYERDRVEDDRYYMRGGRSRDHSDERHDRRRYHDDDLVRDRRYYDDEPRFDPRRERAPPGPDYDRRVVMEKERDREYYREPSPRRPAFLRRQSSLDTFDRRPLRRIYEPREEYPPPARREDIYREDYRAPPYTPIPLPKTRALPPPRHYRDRGFYDDINVVDPDRYGDDEYRPYPERVREREMVRERERRDRSRESHSTRTRTHRGSSRSSSTTSRSSSSAGGTTVRSEYPKKGKTKIPVKLVSKRALIDLGYPFVEEGNTIIVQKALGQDNIDELLKLSEEYNKAELEVAAARSSAGAIEERKEEFVIPPPPVTVPAPPPPPPPQVVVPPPPPAPVIVDAAPAAPAVEIIDKTKTVIREASPARTVTTSTSYDSYPHHHHHHHHHDELIVGPVVERSRSRSRSGRDIRAEIRALERELVHRPRADLGEREIIRTERLPDGQLVVYEEKVEREVAGPKPPRIEKDKKGPPPRLVRAMLSTLT from the exons ATGGCTGGCGAGCGCTGGGATCGGGATCGCTTCATGTACGAACGAGAccgcgtcgaggatgacCGGTACTACATGAGAGGCGGACGCAGCCGTGACCACTCCGATGAGAGACACGACCGTCGCCGCTatcacgatgacgacctTGTCCGCGACCGACGATACTATGATGACGAACCGCGCTTTGATCCAAGGCGAGAACGAGCACCGCCCGGCCCCGACTACGACCGCCGGGTTGTGATGGAAAAGGAGCGCGACCGCGAATATTACCGAGAACCCTCTCCCCGGCGACCCGCCTTTCTCCGGCGTCAATCGTCCCTAGACACCTTTGATCGCCGGCCGCTCCGACGCATCTACGAACCTCGTGAAGAATACCCTcccccagctcgccgcgaGGACATTTACCGCGAGGATTATCGTGCGCCTCCTTACACACCTATCCCTCTTCCTAAAACCCGGGCTCTGCCGCCCCCGAGACACTATCGGGACCGCGGCTTCTACGACGATATCAATGTGGTAGACCCCGATCGGtatggcgacgacgagtatCGACCATACCCCGAGCGGGTCCGCGAGCGGGAAATGgtgcgggagcgggagcggagGGATCGCAGTCGCGAGTCTCACTCCACCCGGACTCGAACTCATCGCGGCAGCTCTCGCTCTTCCTCAACAACTAGTCGTTCatccagcagcgccggggGGACCACGGTTCGGAGTGAGTATccgaagaagggcaagaccAAGATTCCAGTAAAGCTCGTGTCCAAGCGTGCTTTGATCGATCTCGGCTACCCATTCGTTGAAGAG GGGAACACAATTATCGTCCAAAAGGCACTTGGACAAGATAACATTGACGAATTGCTCAAGTTGAGTGAGGAATACAACAAAG CCGAGCTCGAGGTAGCCGCAGCGCGGTCGTCGGCTGGGGCCATTgaggagcgcaaggaggAATTCGTtatcccaccaccacctgttACCGTaccggcgccaccgccgccgcctcctcctcaagTGGTTgttcctccgcctcccccggcTCCCGTGATCGTTGATGCAGCTCCGGCGGCACCCGCGGTTGAGATCATTGACAAGACCAAGACTGTCATCCGCGAGGCCTCTCCCGCCAGAACTGTCACGACTTCTACAAGCTACGATTCCTACccacaccaccatcaccaccaccaccatcacgatGAGCTTATCGTCGGCCCAGTCGTGGAACGTTCTCGGTCTCGGTCTCGTTCCGGGCGGGACATCCGAGCGGAGATTCGTGCTCTCGAGCGAGAACTTGTCCATCGCCCCAGAGCTGACCTTGGCGAGCGCGAAATAATCCGCACCGAGAGGCTGCCTGACGGTCAGCTAGTAGTCTACGAGGAGAAGGTGGAGAGGGAAGTTGCTGGccccaagccgccgcggattgagaaggacaagaaag GACCACCGCCTCGACTTGTCCGCGCAATGTTGAGTACTCTCACCTAA
- a CDS encoding uncharacterized protein (EggNog:ENOG503P9K1~TransMembrane:2 (i21-44o64-87i)) yields the protein MAITTAVSDLFNSFYELLSSVFGAAYAIVNSVVGAVVGFVTGIFKLVGDVLGGAVDIAGGVGKFLAGNIVLISVGALLAFAFVRYTAQGQRAVTQKKTN from the exons AtggccatcaccaccgcaGTTTCCGACCTCTTCAACTCCTTCTATGAGTTGCTTTCTTCCGTTTTCGGCGCCGCCTACGCCATTGTCAACAGCGTCGTTGGCGCTGTTGTTGGCTTCGTCACAGGCATCTTCAAGTTGGtgggcgacgtcctcggcggcgcggtggacattgctggcggcgtgggcaagTTTCTGGCCG GAAACATTGTTCTTATTTCCGttggcgcgctcctcgccttCGCTTTCGTGCGATATACGGCCCAGGGACAACGCGCCGTGACACAGAAGAAAACGAACTAA
- a CDS encoding uncharacterized protein (MEROPS:MER0003541~EggNog:ENOG503NVP7~COG:E~COG:O~SECRETED:SignalP(1-19~SECRETED:cutsite=ASA-RL~SECRETED:prob=0.8090)), with amino-acid sequence MLVSVALVLANCLLQTASARLLGPQGVPPQPGHVRHGAISVESDPVLEIRDSDGFIPFKAGQYTTKRQNDTLCNTDGGRQSTGTVDVTDHRRLFYWFLESRGDPKKDPVVVWINGGPGESSMYGALTEMGACTLVPGTNTTEPNPWSWSNNASVLFLEQPAGTGLSMVSDEEHLPTGDEDAAEDFQTFLNIFFTELFPEWAHLPIHFAAESYGGHYAPTYVKHILESRRLGSKNAFRGNITSMIIVNGLVDLPATALGAYELLCESDRGKGIVNETACDAMREIYPECWRQRQVCIATDDPILCYGAATYCQKWQPFYDQSGYDLYDIRHKCADPTCADPVQGNITQYLRQPGTLSALGLPPSFMFLDANWVLGGRYWSAGYSEGYSYYRSMLADIARVLDDDAHKTQQADDAIRLLVLNGNDDFVCNTPGNKMAYDEVRWSGQAEYRAARWAPLPAHFKGTGEWKGTRDGRLVFVGIDESGHEVPRFQREASYNILMSWMSGWRE; translated from the exons ATGCTCGTATCAGTTGCGCTTGTGCTTGCAAACTGTCTACTCCAGACAGCGTCCGCAAGGCTCCTGGGTCCGCAAGGCGTGCCTCCTCAGCCGGGACACGTGAGACACGGCGCAATCTCCGTCGAGTCAGATCCCGTACTTGAGATTCGCGACTCGGACGGCTTCATCCCGTTCAAGGCGGGCCAGTACACGACGAAGCGGCAGAATGACACGCTGTGCAAcaccgacggcggccggcaaTCGACCGGCACGGTGGACGTGACCGACCACCGACGCCTCTTCTACTGGTTCCTCGAGAGCAGAGGTGACCCCAAGAAGGACCCGGTCGTTGTGTGGAtcaacggcggcccgggAGAGTCGTCCATGTACGGCGCCCTCACGGAGATGGGCGCCTGCACGCTCGTGCCGGGCACGAACACGACGGAGCCGAACCCGTGGAGCTGGAGCAACAACGCCTCCGTGCTGTTCCTCGAGCAACCCGCCGGCACGGGCCTATCCATGGTCTCAGATGAGGAACACTTGCCGACCGGCGATGAAGATGCGGCTGAGGACTTTCAGACTTTCCTCAACATCTTCTTCACCGAACTGTTCCCTGAGTGGGCGCACCTACCGATCCATTTTGCCGCGGAGTCGTACGGCGGCCATTACGCGCCGACATATGTCAAGCACATTCTCGAGTCGCGACGGCTCGGCAGCAAGAACGCCTTCCGGGGCAACATCACGTCCATGATCATCGTGAATGGCTTGGTCGACctgcccgcgacggcacTGGGCGCATATGAACTGCTCTGCGAAAGCGATCGCGGCAAGGGCATTGTGAATGAGACGGCCTGCGACGCCATGCGCGAGATTTATCCGGAATGTTGGAGGCAGCGTCAGGTCTGCATAGCAACTGACGATCCCATCTTATGCTACGGTGCGGCGACATACTGCCAGAAATGGCAGCCCTTTTACGATCAATCAGGCTATGATCTTTATGACA TCCGCCACAAATGCGCCGACCCTACGTGCGCAGATCCCGTGCAGGGCAACATAACGCAGTACCTTCGTCAGCCAGGCACGCTGTCCGCGCTCGGCCTCCCGCCAAGCTTCATGTTCCTCGACGCGAACTGGGTGCTCGGCGGCAGGTACTGGAGCGCGGGGTACTCTGAAGGCTACTCGTATTACCGCTCCATGCTCGCGGACATTgcgcgcgtgctcgacgacgacgcccacaagacgcagcaggccgacgacgccatcagGCTGTTGGtgctcaacggcaacgacgacttCGTCTGCAACACGCCCGGCAACAAGATGGCGTACGACGAGGTGCGGTGGAGCGGCCAGGCGGAGtaccgggcggcgcggtgggcgCCTCTCCCTGCGCACTTCAAGGGCACGGGGGAGTGGAAGGGCACGAGGGACGGGAGGCTGGTGTTTGTCGGGATTGATGAGTCGGGCCATGAGGTGCCGCGCTTTCAACGCGAGGCCAGCTACAATATCTTGATGAGCTGGATGTCGGGGTGGCGTGAGTGa
- a CDS encoding Microsomal epoxide hydrolase (COG:S~EggNog:ENOG503NZ30) — MAATTTVKVPHLGGIAAGYRVSGEGINPAKPTVVLINSMCTTSSLFNVQFENKALTDVANLLAIEPLGHGATSSPSEQFTYWDTATMALQVMDALNVPKAFALGTSQGGWMVVRMALLAPDRILGLLPLGSSMDYESAASREKGCWDPKTQLSPFYEAWSSPVPTPDFVVDEVWRGMVAKLGFSSTVTAETLSFWDETLKAVYSGDEGRKKLRMALINLLERDGLLLRLRDIKCPVYWLHGVEDPVFGRQAVEEHIKLFTNAPEATLDFVEGGGHYLNATSPAEVDAAILKMVRKYAP; from the exons ATGGCTGCCACCACGACCGTCAAGGTCCCTCACCTGggtggcatcgccgccggctacCGCGTGTCGGGGGAAGGTATCAACCCTGCAAAGCCCACCGTGGTCCTCATTAACTCCATGTGCACGACCTCGTCTTTGTTCAACGTGCAATTTGAGAACAAGGCCCTCACCGATGTCGCCAacctcctcgccatcgagccccttggccatggtgccaccagctcgccgtcggaACAGTTCACCTACTGGGACACCGCAACCATGGCATTGCAGGTCATGGACGCCTTGAACGTTCCCAAGGCCTTTGCTCTTGGCACTAGCCAAGGTGGGTGGATGGTTGTCCGTATGGCGCTTCTCGCGCCAGACAGG ATCCTGGGCTTATTGCCCCTCGGCAGTTCAATGGATTACGAGTCTGCGGCGTCCCGCGAAAAGGGTTGCTGGGACCCGAAAACGCAACTGTCCCCTTTTTACGAAGCCTGGTCCAGCCCCGTGCCTACCCCGgacttcgtcgtcgacgaggtctgGCGCGGCATGGTCGCAAAGCTAGGATTCTCCAGCACCGTCACAGCGGAGACGCTATCGTTTTGGGACGAAACGCTCAAGGCCGTGTACTCGGGTGACGAGGGCCGGAAGAAGCTTCGCATGGCTCTCATCAACCTTCTCGAGAGGGATGGGCTCCTGCTTCGACTGCGGGACATCAAGTGCCCAGTCTACTGGCTCCAC GGTGTGGAGGACCCGGTGTTTGGGCGGCAAGCAGTGGAAGAGCACATCAAACTGTTCACAAACGCACCCGAGGCCACGCTAGACTTTGTCGAAGGAGGCGGCCATTATCTCAACGCAACCAGCCCAGCGGAGGTGGACGCGGCCATACTCAAGATGGTGCGAAAATATGCGCCGTAG
- a CDS encoding uncharacterized protein (EggNog:ENOG503P13N) has translation MAGERWDRDRFMYERDRVEDDRYYMRGGRSRDHSDERHDRRRYHDDDLVRDRRYYDDEPRFDPRRERAPPGPDYDRRVVMEKERDREYYREPSPRRPAFLRRQSSLDTFDRRPLRRIYEPREEYPPPARREDIYREDYRAPPYTPIPLPKTRALPPPRHYRDRGFYDDINVVDPDRYGDDEYRPYPERVREREMVRERERRDRSRESHSTRTRTHRGSSRSSSTTSRSSSSAGGTTVRSEYPKKGKTKIPVKLVSKRALIDLGYPFVEEGNTIIVQKALGQDNIDELLKLSEEYNKAELEVAAARSSAGAIEERKEEFVIPPPPVTVPAPPPPPPPQVVVPPPPPAPVIVDAAPAAPAVEIIDKTKTVIREASPARTVTTSTSYDSYPHHHHHHHHHDELIVGPVVERSRSRSRSGRDIRAEIRALERELVHRPRADLGEREIIRTERLPDGQLVVYEEKVEREVAGPKPPRIEKDKKGRMSISVPKYR, from the exons ATGGCTGGCGAGCGCTGGGATCGGGATCGCTTCATGTACGAACGAGAccgcgtcgaggatgacCGGTACTACATGAGAGGCGGACGCAGCCGTGACCACTCCGATGAGAGACACGACCGTCGCCGCTatcacgatgacgacctTGTCCGCGACCGACGATACTATGATGACGAACCGCGCTTTGATCCAAGGCGAGAACGAGCACCGCCCGGCCCCGACTACGACCGCCGGGTTGTGATGGAAAAGGAGCGCGACCGCGAATATTACCGAGAACCCTCTCCCCGGCGACCCGCCTTTCTCCGGCGTCAATCGTCCCTAGACACCTTTGATCGCCGGCCGCTCCGACGCATCTACGAACCTCGTGAAGAATACCCTcccccagctcgccgcgaGGACATTTACCGCGAGGATTATCGTGCGCCTCCTTACACACCTATCCCTCTTCCTAAAACCCGGGCTCTGCCGCCCCCGAGACACTATCGGGACCGCGGCTTCTACGACGATATCAATGTGGTAGACCCCGATCGGtatggcgacgacgagtatCGACCATACCCCGAGCGGGTCCGCGAGCGGGAAATGgtgcgggagcgggagcggagGGATCGCAGTCGCGAGTCTCACTCCACCCGGACTCGAACTCATCGCGGCAGCTCTCGCTCTTCCTCAACAACTAGTCGTTCatccagcagcgccggggGGACCACGGTTCGGAGTGAGTATccgaagaagggcaagaccAAGATTCCAGTAAAGCTCGTGTCCAAGCGTGCTTTGATCGATCTCGGCTACCCATTCGTTGAAGAG GGGAACACAATTATCGTCCAAAAGGCACTTGGACAAGATAACATTGACGAATTGCTCAAGTTGAGTGAGGAATACAACAAAG CCGAGCTCGAGGTAGCCGCAGCGCGGTCGTCGGCTGGGGCCATTgaggagcgcaaggaggAATTCGTtatcccaccaccacctgttACCGTaccggcgccaccgccgccgcctcctcctcaagTGGTTgttcctccgcctcccccggcTCCCGTGATCGTTGATGCAGCTCCGGCGGCACCCGCGGTTGAGATCATTGACAAGACCAAGACTGTCATCCGCGAGGCCTCTCCCGCCAGAACTGTCACGACTTCTACAAGCTACGATTCCTACccacaccaccatcaccaccaccaccatcacgatGAGCTTATCGTCGGCCCAGTCGTGGAACGTTCTCGGTCTCGGTCTCGTTCCGGGCGGGACATCCGAGCGGAGATTCGTGCTCTCGAGCGAGAACTTGTCCATCGCCCCAGAGCTGACCTTGGCGAGCGCGAAATAATCCGCACCGAGAGGCTGCCTGACGGTCAGCTAGTAGTCTACGAGGAGAAGGTGGAGAGGGAAGTTGCTGGccccaagccgccgcggattgagaaggacaagaaagGTAGGATGTCCATCAGCGTACCAAAATATCGATAA
- a CDS encoding 4-alpha-methylsterol monooxygenase (TransMembrane:1 (o26-47i)~EggNog:ENOG503P1B8~COG:I), translating to MDQVATLWKHTVASYNPYAIDVVGNLVIQVIFWWIPCIVFVSLDSIAPAFSERHKIQPAPKQPTAAEIWHAVGVSTRNQILITAIHLALTYASYAQGHPPAVRVEAALPSLSELARDFVICVVMREAMFYYSHRLFHVRYFYKRIHKIHHKFTAPVAFSSQYAHPVEHIVANTLPIALPPLLLRTHILTMWVFLAWQLVETATVHSGYDFFGGAARKHDRHHERFDVYFGGIGVLDWFHGTDERLRLKGSKTE from the coding sequence ATGGATCAAGTGGCGACCCTATGGAAGCACACGGTGGCGTCGTACAACCCGTACGCCATCGACGTTGTCGGTAACCTCGTCATCCAGGTTATCTTCTGGTGGATCCCCTGCATCGTCTTCGTTTCGCTCGACAGCATCGCGCCGGCCTTCTCCGAGCGACACAAGATCCAGCCAGCGCCAAAGcagcccacggccgccgagatatggcacgccgtcggcgtgtcGACCCGAAACCAGATCCTCATCACCGCCAtccacctcgccctcacctATGCTTCGTACGCGCAGGGCCACCCGCCCGCGgtgcgcgtcgaggccgcaCTGCCCTCGCTgagcgagctggcgcgcgaCTTCGTCATCTGCGTCGTCATGCGCGAGGCCATGTTCTACTACTCGCACCGGCTCTTCCACGTGCGTTACTTCTACAAGCGCATTCACAAGATACACCACAAGTTCACCGCGCCAGTGGCCTTCTCGTCGCAGTACGCGCACCCGGTCGAGCACATTGTGGCCAACACGCTGCCGATtgccttgccgccgctgctgctgcggacgCACATCTTGACCATGTGGGTGTTTCTCGCGTGGCAGCTggtcgagacggcgacggtgcaCAGCGGCTACGacttcttcggcggcgcggcgcgcaagCATGACAGGCATCACGAGAGGTTCGACGTCTACTTTGGGGGCATTGGCGTGCTGGACTGGTTTCACGGGACCGATGAGAGGCTGAGGTTGAAGGGGAGCAAGACAGAGTAA